A region of Sulfurovum sp. DNA encodes the following proteins:
- a CDS encoding HlyD family efflux transporter periplasmic adaptor subunit encodes MKRLWLFLFLVPILGWGKIYYAKVEPYDSVLLKSSVSGRVLEADINAEGRLISKKQVIHIDDLLDKANLQATKESIVLFEKMLEINREIASSLSEMVERQQEHYKRISKIVTASKTQKDSAYNAYVSAKTQYLGTQEKIASLKKQLLDTRYKLAMLEDTIKKKSVVLYRKYLYKLMVKEGDFITRGTPLARIDDTSRAKLVFYLESEEVENIKEKQVYLNDTKTDYHVNKVWRVADEKYISSYRAEIYIDAPKQHFSQLIKIEIK; translated from the coding sequence ATGAAAAGGTTATGGTTATTTCTATTTCTAGTACCGATATTGGGATGGGGAAAAATTTACTATGCCAAAGTAGAGCCTTATGATTCAGTGCTTCTTAAGTCTTCTGTAAGTGGACGGGTACTTGAGGCAGATATCAATGCAGAAGGAAGATTGATATCTAAAAAACAGGTTATACATATTGATGACCTGCTGGACAAAGCCAATTTGCAAGCGACCAAAGAGAGTATTGTGCTTTTTGAAAAGATGTTAGAGATTAACAGAGAGATTGCCTCATCACTCTCAGAGATGGTTGAGCGTCAGCAGGAGCACTACAAGCGTATCTCCAAAATTGTTACTGCATCGAAAACACAAAAAGACAGTGCCTATAATGCTTATGTTTCAGCCAAAACACAATACCTTGGTACCCAAGAAAAGATTGCTTCTTTGAAGAAACAGTTGCTTGATACCCGATACAAATTAGCAATGCTTGAAGATACAATTAAAAAGAAAAGTGTGGTGTTGTATAGAAAGTATCTTTATAAACTGATGGTTAAAGAGGGAGATTTTATCACACGGGGGACACCATTGGCAAGGATAGATGATACAAGTCGTGCAAAGTTAGTATTTTATCTTGAATCTGAAGAGGTTGAAAATATCAAAGAGAAGCAAGTGTATTTAAATGATACAAAAACGGACTATCATGTCAACAAAGTATGGCGTGTTGCAGATGAAAAATATATCTCCTCTTATCGAGCTGAAATTTATATTGATGCGCCAAAACAACACTTTTCCCAACTAATAAAGATAGAGATTAAATGA
- a CDS encoding DUF2018 family protein — MGMLEDDDNDYGYDDYTEDFMGRSPKSSYFQIAKTANQNVVENELEAIFRRLAVAEKILEDHGLDEELEREIRQTMVDKEIDERTATVFIDLVSSIVTKCE; from the coding sequence ATGGGAATGCTTGAAGATGATGACAATGATTATGGATATGATGACTACACGGAAGATTTTATGGGACGTTCACCCAAGTCTTCATATTTTCAGATTGCCAAAACTGCCAACCAAAATGTGGTAGAGAATGAGCTGGAGGCTATATTTAGGCGTTTGGCCGTAGCAGAGAAAATACTTGAGGATCATGGATTGGACGAAGAGCTTGAACGTGAGATCCGGCAAACTATGGTGGACAAGGAAATTGATGAGAGAACAGCAACAGTCTTCATTGATCTTGTCTCCTCTATTGTGACCAAGTGTGAATAG
- a CDS encoding 2-oxoacid:acceptor oxidoreductase family protein, which translates to MSRNIMRFTGVGGQGVLLAGEIFAAAKIKEGGYGLKTATYTSQVRGGPTVVDIQLDDEEIWYPYAIDGQIDFMLSVADVSYQQFKKGVKEGGIIVVEPNLVHPTEEDRKKWNIVEIPIITIAKEEVGNVITQSVVALAIANTLMNALDEQLLIDTMLSKVPKKVHEANLKAYELGKKYALEATV; encoded by the coding sequence ATGAGTAGAAATATAATGAGATTTACTGGTGTTGGCGGACAAGGGGTTCTTCTTGCTGGAGAGATTTTTGCAGCAGCAAAGATCAAAGAGGGGGGCTATGGTCTTAAAACCGCAACCTATACTTCACAAGTACGTGGAGGTCCAACAGTTGTTGATATCCAATTGGATGATGAAGAGATATGGTACCCCTATGCAATTGATGGGCAGATAGACTTTATGCTCTCTGTTGCTGATGTAAGCTATCAACAGTTTAAAAAAGGTGTAAAAGAAGGTGGTATCATTGTTGTTGAGCCAAACCTTGTACACCCAACAGAAGAAGATAGAAAAAAATGGAATATTGTTGAAATACCAATTATTACGATTGCAAAAGAAGAAGTTGGTAATGTTATTACTCAGTCGGTTGTAGCATTGGCAATTGCAAATACACTAATGAATGCATTGGATGAACAACTTCTGATCGACACTATGCTTTCCAAGGTACCTAAAAAAGTACATGAAGCAAACCTCAAAGCATACGAGCTTGGCAAGAAGTATGCGCTTGAAGCAACAGTGTAA
- a CDS encoding 2-oxoglutarate synthase subunit alpha produces MSATREIISTGNDLAAIAAVDAGCMFFGGYPITPSSEVMHTISDLLPKIGGTAIQMEDEIAGVAAAIGAGMAGLRTLTATSGPGISLKAENLGLAQMAEVPLVVINVMRGGPSTGLPTRVAQGDVAQAKNPSHGDYKSITVCAGTLEECYTETVRAFNLADRFMQPVFVLLDETLGHMHGKAMIPTPEVVKAEIKPRKKFEGNAADYKPYGVAEDEPAVLNPMFTGYRYHFTGLHHDAMGFPTEEIETCRKLIDRLFRKVDDHRDEIESNEEYMIDDADILLIGYGSASLAIKEAVNVLRKEGIKAGLFRPITIWPSPEERMYELGQKFDKVLAVELNQGQYLEEVQRCMGRRDIEKLTKTNGRPFSPADIIEKVKEL; encoded by the coding sequence ATGTCAGCAACAAGAGAAATTATTTCAACAGGTAATGACCTTGCTGCTATTGCAGCAGTAGATGCAGGATGTATGTTTTTTGGTGGATATCCTATTACACCATCAAGTGAAGTAATGCATACAATTTCTGACCTACTTCCTAAAATAGGTGGTACAGCAATTCAGATGGAAGATGAAATTGCAGGGGTTGCTGCAGCAATTGGTGCGGGTATGGCAGGTTTAAGAACGTTGACTGCTACTTCAGGTCCAGGTATTTCTCTCAAAGCAGAGAATCTCGGTCTAGCACAGATGGCAGAAGTGCCTTTGGTTGTAATTAATGTTATGAGAGGGGGACCATCAACTGGTCTTCCAACACGTGTTGCACAGGGTGATGTTGCTCAGGCGAAGAATCCGAGCCATGGTGACTACAAGTCCATTACTGTATGTGCAGGAACATTGGAAGAATGCTATACTGAAACAGTTAGAGCATTTAATCTTGCAGATAGATTTATGCAACCAGTATTTGTTCTGTTGGATGAGACATTAGGGCATATGCACGGTAAAGCAATGATTCCAACACCAGAAGTAGTAAAAGCAGAGATTAAGCCAAGAAAAAAATTTGAAGGCAATGCAGCAGACTATAAGCCGTATGGAGTTGCAGAGGATGAGCCTGCAGTGCTTAACCCTATGTTTACAGGATATAGATACCATTTTACTGGGTTACACCATGATGCAATGGGATTTCCAACAGAAGAGATTGAAACATGTAGAAAACTAATTGATAGACTCTTCAGAAAAGTTGATGATCATAGAGACGAGATAGAAAGTAATGAAGAATATATGATTGATGATGCAGACATTCTCTTAATTGGTTATGGATCGGCTTCGCTGGCTATCAAAGAGGCAGTCAATGTGCTTAGAAAAGAAGGAATTAAGGCCGGTCTATTCAGACCTATTACTATTTGGCCAAGCCCAGAAGAGCGCATGTATGAACTTGGTCAGAAGTTTGACAAGGTTCTTGCTGTAGAACTTAACCAAGGTCAGTACCTTGAAGAAGTACAAAGATGTATGGGTAGAAGAGATATTGAAAAGTTGACAAAAACAAATGGTCGCCCCTTCTCTCCTGCAGATATTATTGAAAAAGTAAAGGAGCTTTAA
- a CDS encoding 4Fe-4S binding protein, which yields MAVMAAPENTSVWVNTDRCKACDICVDACPAGVLAMKPEATSVLGAMISVIASEACIGCNECELCCPDFAIYVAEKKEYKFAKLTDSSKVRQEAIRNNGYRLPDEYKEAN from the coding sequence ATGGCAGTAATGGCAGCTCCAGAAAATACTTCCGTATGGGTGAACACGGATCGTTGCAAAGCTTGTGATATTTGTGTGGATGCATGTCCTGCAGGTGTTCTTGCAATGAAGCCTGAAGCAACTTCAGTACTTGGAGCAATGATTTCCGTCATTGCATCTGAGGCATGTATTGGGTGCAATGAGTGTGAACTTTGTTGTCCAGATTTTGCAATCTATGTGGCAGAAAAAAAAGAATACAAATTTGCAAAACTAACTGATTCTTCAAAAGTAAGACAGGAAGCAATTAGAAATAATGGGTATAGATTACCTGACGAGTACAAGGAGGCGAACTAA
- a CDS encoding heavy-metal-associated domain-containing protein yields the protein MIQTFKVQNVKCGGCAHTLKEKLRPLFGEVEVDLEKEPRQIMLDIEESQIETLSKILKEMGYPFVGEKMGFMESGSAKAKSFISCAIGKINQ from the coding sequence ATGATACAGACATTCAAGGTACAGAACGTTAAATGCGGTGGATGTGCACATACCTTAAAAGAGAAACTACGTCCACTTTTTGGTGAAGTAGAGGTTGATCTTGAAAAAGAGCCACGTCAAATTATGCTTGATATTGAAGAAAGCCAAATAGAAACACTCTCAAAAATATTAAAAGAGATGGGATATCCTTTTGTGGGTGAAAAAATGGGTTTTATGGAAAGTGGGTCAGCAAAAGCCAAAAGTTTTATCTCTTGTGCAATTGGAAAAATAAATCAATAA
- the sucD gene encoding succinate--CoA ligase subunit alpha, translating into MSILVNKDTKVIVQGFTGSEGTFHAEQCLAYGTNIVGGVTPNKGGQKHLGKPVFNTVKDAVDTTGATVSMVFVPPAFVADAVMEAADAGIELAVIITEGAPVRDMQMAKAYAVKHGMMTIGPNCPGVITAGECKIGIMPGNIFKKGNVGLISKSGTLTYEGANQVVKEGYGITTAVGIGGDPIIGLSYKQLLPMFEADPQTEAIVMIGEIGGDLEIQAAKFIKENITKPVVAFIAGQTAPKGKRMGHAGAIVSGSAGTAKEKMDALEAAGVKVVVSPAEIGKAVKEVLSR; encoded by the coding sequence ATGAGTATTTTGGTAAACAAGGACACAAAAGTCATAGTGCAAGGCTTCACGGGAAGCGAAGGAACATTTCATGCAGAACAGTGTTTGGCATATGGAACAAATATTGTTGGTGGTGTAACACCAAATAAGGGTGGTCAGAAGCATCTTGGAAAGCCTGTTTTTAATACAGTGAAAGATGCAGTTGACACAACAGGCGCAACTGTCTCTATGGTATTTGTTCCACCTGCATTTGTTGCTGATGCTGTAATGGAAGCAGCAGATGCAGGTATTGAGCTTGCTGTTATCATTACAGAAGGCGCACCGGTACGTGACATGCAGATGGCAAAAGCCTATGCAGTGAAACATGGCATGATGACCATTGGACCTAACTGCCCAGGTGTTATTACTGCTGGAGAATGTAAAATTGGGATTATGCCTGGAAACATTTTTAAGAAAGGAAATGTTGGTCTTATCTCCAAGTCTGGTACACTTACTTATGAAGGTGCAAATCAGGTAGTCAAAGAGGGCTATGGTATTACTACTGCAGTAGGTATTGGTGGTGACCCAATTATCGGTTTGAGTTACAAACAGCTTCTTCCTATGTTCGAGGCAGATCCTCAGACAGAAGCAATTGTAATGATTGGAGAGATTGGTGGAGATCTTGAGATTCAAGCAGCAAAATTTATCAAAGAGAACATTACCAAACCAGTAGTTGCTTTTATTGCAGGACAGACTGCACCTAAAGGTAAAAGAATGGGACATGCAGGTGCAATTGTTTCAGGAAGTGCTGGTACAGCAAAAGAGAAAATGGATGCACTTGAGGCAGCAGGTGTAAAAGTTGTAGTCTCTCCAGCAGAGATTGGCAAGGCTGTCAAAGAGGTTCTTTCCAGGTAA
- the sucC gene encoding ADP-forming succinate--CoA ligase subunit beta, translating into MNIHEYQAKQIFAQYGVPTPRGIVANTPEEAVRAAHELGGNIWVVKAQIHAGGRGLGGGVKLAKSIEEVEVLAGEILGMTLVTHQTGPEGKLVQKVYIEEGADIKDELYLGVVLDRAKEMPVIMASTEGGMEIEKVAEETPEKIVKVVVDPAIGFQGFHARELIFGLNITDKNEQKKFMDFASKLYKVYMDKDAEMIEINPLIKTGSGNFLALDGKMGFDDSALYRHSEIEEMRDISEEDPDEREAARYGLSYIALDGEIGCMVNGAGLAMGTMDTINYMGGTPANFLDVGGKANAETVAKGFEIILKNPKVKAIFVNIFGGIVRCDRIANGILEATKMVDVSVPVVVRLDGTNAPEAAEILKNANIDNVIPATDLADGAAKAVAAAKGGL; encoded by the coding sequence ATGAATATTCATGAGTATCAGGCAAAGCAGATTTTTGCTCAGTACGGTGTGCCAACACCAAGAGGAATTGTTGCAAATACACCTGAAGAAGCGGTGAGAGCAGCACATGAACTTGGCGGGAATATTTGGGTTGTTAAAGCACAGATCCATGCTGGAGGTAGAGGACTTGGTGGTGGCGTGAAGCTTGCCAAGTCTATCGAAGAGGTTGAGGTACTTGCAGGAGAGATTCTTGGTATGACATTGGTTACACACCAGACTGGTCCTGAGGGAAAACTGGTACAAAAAGTATATATTGAAGAGGGTGCAGACATTAAAGATGAGCTCTATCTTGGTGTGGTGCTTGATAGGGCAAAAGAGATGCCGGTAATCATGGCTTCCACGGAAGGTGGTATGGAAATTGAGAAAGTAGCGGAAGAGACTCCCGAGAAGATTGTAAAAGTTGTAGTTGATCCTGCAATTGGATTTCAGGGATTCCACGCCAGAGAACTTATTTTTGGTCTTAATATTACAGATAAAAATGAACAAAAAAAGTTTATGGATTTTGCTTCCAAACTTTACAAAGTCTATATGGATAAAGATGCAGAAATGATTGAGATTAACCCACTTATTAAAACAGGTAGTGGTAATTTCCTTGCACTTGATGGTAAGATGGGCTTTGATGACTCTGCACTTTACAGACACTCTGAAATTGAAGAGATGAGAGATATCTCCGAAGAGGATCCTGATGAGAGAGAAGCAGCGCGTTACGGATTGAGTTATATTGCACTTGATGGAGAGATTGGTTGCATGGTCAATGGTGCAGGGCTGGCAATGGGTACCATGGATACGATTAACTATATGGGTGGAACACCAGCAAACTTCCTTGATGTTGGTGGTAAAGCCAATGCGGAGACAGTGGCAAAAGGGTTTGAGATTATCCTCAAAAATCCAAAGGTTAAGGCAATTTTTGTCAATATCTTTGGTGGCATTGTACGTTGTGATAGAATTGCGAATGGTATTCTTGAGGCAACAAAAATGGTTGATGTTAGCGTACCTGTTGTTGTAAGACTTGATGGAACCAATGCTCCTGAAGCAGCAGAGATTTTGAAAAATGCAAATATTGATAATGTCATTCCTGCAACAGACCTGGCAGATGGTGCGGCTAAAGCGGTTGCAGCAGCAAAAGGAGGGCTATAA